In a genomic window of Papilio machaon chromosome 4, ilPapMach1.1, whole genome shotgun sequence:
- the LOC106710800 gene encoding F-box only protein 7-like, whose protein sequence is MSLKLEDSTIENISSLLDTLSREVLSQNKGTEPVQNDLFYVLIIVLMLENGFLPVINDSEVMENINSYDVQHLIPKKLETGLYEAKFVMFGCPDFPLKLIISPLGALMLINLMINDMNGEIYSVCLPISRYVVSPRASTIPMIFRDLKHLSVTFKNKVLSAVKSKILSYYGYPSASLVGLPDEIIMFNILPYLPVRDVLNISETCKRLKAVASNEGLWREMYKRDFKDNTSVETSWKTLYKEKYLSQDKTKSTSSRNIQDHHSVTSFYPDDRNIPFYIFPLRDVI, encoded by the coding sequence ATGTCTCTAAAATTGGAAGATAGtacaatagaaaatatatcCTCTTTACTAGATACTCTGTCTAGGGAAGTGCTCTCACAGAATAAAGGCACAGAACCTGTACAAAATGATCTTTTCTATGTATTGATTATTGTTTTGATGCTAGAAAATGGATTTCTGCCAGTTATTAATGATTCCGAGGTtatggaaaatattaattcttatGATGTTCAACATTTAATACCTAAAAAATTGGAGACTGGGCTGTATGAGGCTAAGTTTGTAATGTTTGGGTGTCCAGACTTTCCATTGAAGCTTATTATAAGTCCACTGGGTGCActgatgttaataaatttgatgATTAATGACATGAATGGTGAAATTTATTCTGTTTGTTTACCGATCAGTCGCTATGTTGTGTCACCTCGAGCTTCAACAATTCCTATGATATTTCGTGATTTAAAGCATCTCTCAGTTACTTTCAAGAACAAAGTTTTATCAGCAGTAAAAAGCAAGATTCTTAGTTACTATGGATATCCCAGTGCCAGTTTAGTTGGCCTTCCAGATgagataataatgtttaatattctGCCTTACCTACCTGTTAgagatgtattaaacatatcaGAAACTTGTAAGCGTCTAAAAGCTGTAGCGAGCAATGAAGGATTATGGCGAGAAATGTATAAAAGAGATTTCAAGGATAATACATCTGTTGAAACGAGTTGGAAGacattatataaagaaaaatatttatcacaagataaaacaaaaagtacatCCAGTAGAAACATACAGGATCACCATTCAGTTACTTCATTTTATCCGGATGATAGAAATATacccttttatatttttccattaCGAGatgtgatataa
- the LOC106710712 gene encoding ribosomal protein S6 kinase beta-1 codes for MSSYMAGVFDLDLDVDTVTVGDSDEDDIIEVDEVDYDPELNVNNIAESECSETIQLSEDNVNPGQCKRLGPQDFELRKVLGKGGYGKVFQVRKITGPDAGAHFAMKVLKKASIVRNQKDTAHTKAERNILEAVKHPFIVELVYAFQTGGKLYLILEYLSGGELFMHLEREGIFLEDTACFYLSEIILALEHLHSLGIIYRDLKPENVLLDAQGHVKLTDFGLCKEHIQEGIVTHTFCGTIEYMAPEILTRSGHGKAVDWWSLGALMYDMLIGQPPFTGDNRTKTIEKILKGKLMLPAYLTQDARDLIRRLMKRSETQRLGAAGASAVRGHAFFKHVNWDDVFNRRLEPPMKPILSSEDDVSQFDTRFTLQTPIDSPDESTLSESANLMFQGFTYVAPSVMDEVHKPRVVTARSPRRPRSHHAPFAAPTASHTASHALQEDLMDVQGLPI; via the exons ATGTCATCGTATATGGCAGGTGTTTTCGATTTAGATTTGGATGTTGATACAGTTACAGTTGGAGATTCTGACGAAGACGATATTATTGAAGTCGATGAg GTTGATTATGATCCCGAACTTAATGTGAATAATATAGCTGA atctGAGTGTTCAGAAACTATACAGCTATCAGAAGACAATGTAAATCCAGGTCAATGCAAGCGTTTAGGACCCCAAGATTTCGAACTAAGAAAAGTGTTAGGAAAAGGTGGATATGGAAAAGTATTTCAAGTGCGAAAAATCACAGGGCCTGATGCAGGTGCTCATTTTGCAATGAAGGTTCTTAAGAAAGCTTCTATAGTTCGTAATCAGAAAGATACTGCCCACACTAAAGCAGAAAGAAATATTCTGGAAGCTGTCAAG CATCCATTCATAGTTGAACTAGTATATGCTTTCCAAACTGGTGgaaaactgtatttaattttagagtATTTAAGTGGTGGAGAACTTTTTATGCACCTGGAGAGAGAAGGTATTTTTCTTGAAGACACTGCCTG CTTCTATTTATCAGAAATCATATTAGCATTAGAACATTTACATAGTTTGGGCATCATTTATCGTGATCTCAAACCAGAGAATGTCCTCCTAGATGCTCAGGGTCATGTAAAACTCACTGATTTTGGGTTATGTAAAGAACATATACAAGAAGGTATTGTTACACATACATTTTGTGGTACAATTGAATAtat GGCGCCAGAAATTTTAACCAGAAGTGGCCATGGAAAAGCTGTAGACTGGTGGAGTTTAGGCGCTTTAATGTATGATATGCTGATTGGTCAG CCTCCATTCACTGGTGATAATCGCACTAAAACAAtagagaaaatattaaaaggaaaactCATGTTACCTGCTTACCTTACACAAGATGCACGCGATTTGATACGACGCCTTATGAAGCGGTCGGAGACTCAGCGCCTGGGCGCCGCCGGTGCCTCCGCGGTGCGTGGACACGCATTCTTTAAACACGTGAACTGGGATGATGTGTTTAACAGAAGACTGGAACCACCAATGAAACCAATActa tcaaGTGAAGATGATGTTTCACAGTTTGATACAAGATTTACTTTACAAACTCCCATTGATTCACCAGATGAGTCTACACTTAGTGAAAGTGCCAACCTAATGTTCCAG GGCTTCACATACGTCGCTCCGTCCGTGATGGACGAGGTCCACAAGCCGCGCGTGGTGACGGCGCGTTCACCACGGCGGCCGCGCTCGCACCACGCGCCCTTCGCCGCGCCCACCGCCTCGCACACCGCCTCGCACGCCTTGCAGGAAGACCTCATGGATGTACAAGGTCTACCTATATA g